The Cellulomonas wangleii genome includes a region encoding these proteins:
- a CDS encoding aspartate aminotransferase family protein — MSTTPLGTDRQTAARSHLWGHFTRQSAWEAGVPTIVRGEGHHVWDAEGHRLIDGLSGLFVVQLGHGREELAAAAAAQARELAYFPVWSYAHPQAIDLAERLASYAPGDLNRVFFTTGGGEAVETAWKLAKNYWRLRGRPGKHKVVSRAIAYHGTTHGALAITGLPDLRAPFEPLVPGAHKVPNTNAYRAPEHLRDDPKAFGRWAADRIAEAIEFEGPDTVAAVFLEPVQNAGGCFPPPPGYLERVREICDEHDVLLVSDEVICAFGRIGGMFACTDLGYVPDMITCAKGMTSGYSPIGACIVSDRVFEPFAAGTASFAHGYTFGGHPVSAAVAMANLDLFEAEGVVDHVRREAPVLRRTLERLLDLPIVGDVRGEGFFYGIELVKDRATRETFDDEESERLLRGFLTPALYEAGLYCRADDRGDPVVQLAPPLTCGPVQFDEIEQILRDVLTQAWARL; from the coding sequence ATGAGCACCACGCCGCTCGGCACCGACCGGCAGACGGCCGCGCGCAGCCACCTGTGGGGCCACTTCACCCGGCAGAGCGCGTGGGAAGCGGGTGTCCCGACGATCGTGCGGGGCGAGGGGCACCATGTCTGGGACGCCGAGGGGCACCGGCTGATCGACGGGCTGTCCGGGCTCTTCGTCGTGCAGCTCGGCCACGGCCGGGAGGAGCTCGCCGCCGCGGCGGCGGCGCAGGCGCGCGAGCTCGCGTACTTCCCCGTGTGGTCCTACGCCCACCCGCAGGCGATCGACCTCGCCGAGCGGCTGGCGTCGTACGCACCGGGCGACCTCAACCGGGTCTTCTTCACCACGGGCGGGGGCGAGGCGGTCGAGACCGCGTGGAAGCTGGCGAAGAACTACTGGCGCCTGCGGGGCAGGCCCGGCAAGCACAAGGTGGTCTCGCGGGCGATCGCCTACCACGGCACGACGCACGGCGCCCTGGCGATCACGGGCCTGCCCGACCTGCGGGCACCCTTCGAGCCGCTGGTCCCGGGCGCGCACAAGGTGCCCAACACCAACGCCTACCGGGCACCGGAGCACCTGCGGGACGACCCCAAGGCGTTCGGGCGCTGGGCGGCGGACCGTATCGCGGAGGCCATCGAGTTCGAGGGCCCCGACACGGTGGCCGCCGTGTTCCTCGAGCCGGTGCAGAACGCCGGCGGGTGCTTCCCCCCGCCGCCCGGCTACCTCGAGCGCGTGCGCGAGATCTGCGACGAGCACGACGTCCTGCTCGTGTCCGACGAGGTGATCTGCGCGTTCGGCCGCATCGGCGGGATGTTCGCGTGCACCGACCTCGGCTACGTGCCGGACATGATCACGTGCGCCAAGGGCATGACCTCGGGCTACTCCCCCATCGGCGCGTGCATCGTGTCGGACCGGGTGTTCGAGCCGTTCGCGGCCGGGACGGCGAGCTTCGCGCACGGGTACACGTTCGGCGGCCACCCGGTGTCCGCGGCGGTCGCGATGGCGAACCTCGACCTGTTCGAGGCCGAGGGCGTCGTCGACCACGTGCGCCGCGAGGCACCGGTGCTGCGCCGCACCCTCGAGCGGCTGCTGGACCTGCCGATCGTCGGCGACGTGCGCGGGGAGGGGTTCTTCTACGGCATCGAGCTCGTCAAGGACCGCGCGACGCGGGAGACGTTCGACGACGAGGAGTCCGAGCGGCTGCTGCGCGGGTTCCTCACCCCGGCGCTGTACGAGGCGGGCCTGTACTGCCGCGCCGACGACCGCGGCGACCCGGTCGTCCAGCTCGCACCTCCCCTGACCTGCGGGCCGGTGCAGTTCGACGAGATCGAGCAGATCCTGCGCGACGTGCTCACGCAGGCGTGGGCCCGGCTGTGA
- a CDS encoding Lrp/AsnC family transcriptional regulator: MTQRDRTAVALDAAAKGIIEQLQEDGRRPYATIGRAVGLSEAAVRQRVQRLQEQGVIQIVAVTDPLQVGFRRQAMIGIRADGDLNELAERVAAIPEVDYVVVTAGSFDVLVEVVCEDDEHLLTVLNDAVRALPGVRSTETFVYLRLHKQLYNWGTR; this comes from the coding sequence ATGACGCAGCGGGACCGCACCGCCGTCGCGCTCGACGCGGCGGCGAAGGGCATCATCGAACAGCTCCAGGAGGACGGCCGACGGCCGTACGCCACCATCGGCAGGGCCGTCGGGCTGTCCGAGGCGGCCGTCCGCCAGCGCGTGCAGCGCCTGCAGGAGCAGGGCGTCATCCAGATCGTCGCGGTGACCGACCCCCTGCAGGTCGGCTTCCGCCGGCAGGCGATGATCGGCATCCGGGCCGACGGGGACCTCAACGAGCTCGCCGAGCGGGTCGCGGCCATCCCGGAGGTCGACTACGTCGTCGTCACCGCGGGGTCGTTCGACGTGCTGGTCGAGGTCGTCTGCGAGGACGACGAGCACCTGCTCACCGTGCTCAACGACGCCGTCCGCGCGCTGCCCGGCGTCCGCAGCACCGAGACGTTCGTGTACCTGCGCCTGCACAAGCAGCTCTACAACTGGGGGACGCGATGA
- a CDS encoding gamma-aminobutyraldehyde dehydrogenase → MTDTPTLELTNVVDGRDVPARDGSTTAVVDPSTGRSYGTAPLSGPEDVDAAYAAADRAAAGWARTTPAERQAALLALADLVDAHADELVAAESRNTGKPLHLTVTDEVPPCVDQLRFFAGAARVLPGLAAGEYLEGHTSWLRREPVGVVGQVTPWNYPLMMAVWKIAPALAAGNTVVLKPSDTTPVTTVRLAQLAAQVLPPGVLNVVCGDRGTGRAVVAHPRPDMVAITGSVRAGREVARAAADGLKRVHLELGGNAPVVVLDDADLEAAAEGIADAACYNAGQDCTAASRVLVHADVHDELVAALAQAARTRRTGAPDDPEVAFGPLNNERQLARVTGLLDRLPGHATVVAGGGRPPGDGWFLEATVVDGLQQEDEIVQEEVFGPVVTVQTFTDEDEAVRLANDVRYGLASSVWTRDHARALRTSRALDFGVVWVNTHLPFVAEMPHGGFKHSGYGKDLSLLGLEDYTRVKHVMSAFGA, encoded by the coding sequence GTGACCGACACCCCGACGCTCGAGCTCACCAACGTCGTCGACGGCCGGGACGTCCCGGCGCGCGACGGGTCCACCACCGCGGTGGTGGACCCCAGCACGGGCCGGTCGTACGGCACGGCGCCGCTCAGCGGCCCCGAGGACGTCGACGCGGCGTACGCCGCCGCCGACCGCGCCGCCGCCGGGTGGGCACGCACGACGCCGGCCGAGCGGCAGGCCGCGCTGCTCGCGCTGGCCGACCTCGTCGACGCGCACGCCGACGAGCTGGTGGCCGCGGAGTCGCGCAACACCGGCAAGCCGCTGCACCTGACGGTGACCGACGAGGTCCCGCCGTGCGTCGACCAGCTGCGGTTCTTCGCCGGGGCGGCGCGGGTGCTGCCCGGACTGGCGGCCGGCGAGTACCTCGAGGGGCACACGTCCTGGCTGCGCCGCGAGCCCGTCGGCGTGGTCGGGCAGGTCACGCCGTGGAACTACCCGCTGATGATGGCGGTGTGGAAGATCGCGCCCGCGCTCGCGGCGGGCAACACGGTCGTCCTCAAGCCGTCCGACACCACCCCGGTCACCACGGTGCGGCTGGCGCAGCTCGCGGCGCAGGTGCTGCCGCCCGGCGTGCTCAACGTCGTGTGCGGCGACCGCGGGACCGGTCGCGCCGTGGTCGCCCACCCGCGCCCGGACATGGTGGCCATCACCGGGTCGGTCCGTGCCGGGCGGGAGGTCGCGCGGGCGGCCGCGGACGGCCTCAAGCGGGTCCACCTCGAGCTCGGGGGCAACGCCCCGGTCGTCGTGCTCGACGACGCCGACCTCGAGGCCGCGGCGGAGGGCATCGCGGACGCGGCCTGCTACAACGCCGGCCAGGACTGCACGGCCGCGTCCCGCGTCCTGGTGCACGCGGACGTGCACGACGAGCTCGTGGCCGCGCTCGCGCAGGCGGCGCGCACCCGGCGCACGGGCGCGCCCGACGACCCGGAGGTGGCCTTCGGGCCCCTGAACAACGAGCGGCAGCTGGCGCGGGTCACCGGGCTGCTGGACCGCCTGCCGGGGCACGCCACCGTGGTGGCGGGGGGCGGGCGGCCCCCCGGCGACGGCTGGTTCCTCGAGGCGACCGTCGTCGACGGCCTCCAGCAGGAGGACGAGATCGTGCAGGAGGAGGTCTTCGGCCCGGTCGTCACGGTCCAGACGTTCACCGACGAGGACGAGGCGGTGCGGCTGGCGAACGACGTCCGCTACGGGCTCGCGTCCTCGGTGTGGACCCGGGACCACGCGCGGGCGCTGCGGACGTCCCGCGCGCTGGACTTCGGGGTCGTCTGGGTCAACACGCACCTGCCGTTCGTGGCCGAGATGCCGCACGGCGGCTTCAAGCACTCGGGGTACGGCAAGGACCTGTCACTGCTCGGCCTCGAGGACTACACCCGGGTGAAGCACGTGATGTCCGCGTTCGGCGCGTAG
- a CDS encoding polyamine ABC transporter substrate-binding protein codes for MSSGRRELPGDPRVRELVRQAGGVSRRRFLAGAAGAAGAGALLAACGTAGSTQAGEDGGGAGGALRWANWTQYLDQDEAGTSFPTLAAFEEQSGIAVDYAEDVEDNDSFYGKVSRQLENGQDIGYDVVTLTDWMTARWIRQEYVAELDKSRIPNAANILPNLAGVDFDDGRRFSLTWQSGFAGIAWDTQAIPDGLRSVSDLWDPRYKGRVEVLSEMRDTIGLIMLENGTDPSGGWSTDDWFDALDVVQRHLDDGQIRQVRGNSYVQDLASGDAVACIAWSGDITSLNYEYDGRFAFAIPEAGGTLWSDNLMVPHASPRRAQAEELFDYYYDPQVAAEVAAWVNYITPVQGAQEAMAGIDPALAEDPMIFPTDEILSQVRVFRTLTPAEEERYNGQFLTAIGA; via the coding sequence ATGAGCAGCGGTCGACGTGAGCTCCCGGGGGACCCCCGTGTGCGCGAGCTGGTGCGGCAGGCCGGCGGGGTGTCCCGGCGCAGGTTCCTCGCCGGCGCGGCGGGCGCTGCCGGTGCGGGCGCGCTGCTCGCCGCCTGCGGGACCGCCGGCTCGACCCAGGCGGGGGAGGACGGCGGCGGCGCCGGGGGCGCGCTGCGGTGGGCGAACTGGACGCAGTACCTCGACCAGGACGAGGCGGGCACGAGCTTCCCGACGCTCGCGGCGTTCGAGGAGCAGTCCGGCATCGCCGTCGACTACGCGGAGGACGTCGAGGACAACGACTCGTTCTACGGGAAGGTCTCGCGCCAGCTCGAGAACGGCCAGGACATCGGCTACGACGTCGTGACCCTCACCGACTGGATGACGGCCCGCTGGATCCGTCAGGAGTACGTGGCCGAGCTCGACAAGTCACGGATCCCCAACGCCGCCAACATCCTGCCGAACCTCGCCGGGGTCGACTTCGACGACGGCCGCCGGTTCTCCCTGACGTGGCAGTCGGGCTTCGCCGGGATCGCCTGGGACACCCAGGCGATCCCGGACGGGCTGCGGTCGGTGTCGGACCTGTGGGACCCGCGCTACAAGGGCCGCGTCGAGGTGCTGTCGGAGATGCGCGACACCATCGGGCTGATCATGCTCGAGAACGGCACGGACCCGTCGGGCGGGTGGAGCACGGACGACTGGTTCGACGCGCTCGACGTGGTGCAGCGCCACCTCGACGACGGGCAGATCCGTCAGGTCCGGGGCAACTCCTACGTGCAGGACCTGGCCTCGGGCGACGCGGTGGCGTGCATCGCGTGGTCGGGTGACATCACGTCGTTGAACTACGAGTACGACGGGCGGTTCGCGTTCGCCATCCCCGAGGCCGGGGGCACGCTGTGGAGCGACAACCTCATGGTCCCGCACGCGTCGCCGCGCAGGGCGCAGGCCGAGGAGCTGTTCGACTACTACTACGACCCGCAGGTCGCCGCAGAGGTGGCCGCCTGGGTCAACTACATCACGCCGGTGCAGGGCGCCCAGGAGGCGATGGCGGGCATCGACCCCGCGCTCGCGGAGGACCCCATGATCTTCCCGACGGACGAGATCCTGTCCCAGGTGCGCGTGTTCCGGACGCTCACCCCCGCGGAGGAGGAGCGCTACAACGGGCAGTTCCTCACCGCGATCGGGGCCTGA
- a CDS encoding ABC transporter ATP-binding protein, translating to MTAVGTDDPTVERTAAAGAALEIDGVSRRFGEFLAVDDLTLAVPSGTFFALLGPSGCGKTTTLRMVAGLERPSAGTVRLAGQDVTDVPAHRRPVNTVFQSYALFPHLDVLENVAFGLRRRRARDVRARALEALELVELAHLADRRPTQLSGGQQQRVALARAVVNRPALLLLDEPLGALDLKLRRRMQLELKRIQAEVGITFVHVTHDQEEAMTMADTVAVMNRGRVEQVGAPAELYEHPRTAFVANFLGQSNLVPGTVVEVLDGGRVLGVDVTGARLRVPAARNVAAGPRVLVGVRPEKIRLVAADEQVAAGQDVLRGGTVVDASFTGVSTQYQVDVGGLATFGVFAQNAGGATVHPPGTPVALTWDPVFAFALDGDEEPAAGTVDLDDEP from the coding sequence GTGACCGCGGTCGGCACGGACGACCCGACGGTCGAGCGCACGGCGGCCGCGGGTGCCGCGCTGGAGATCGACGGCGTCAGCCGGCGGTTCGGCGAGTTCCTCGCGGTGGACGACCTCACCCTGGCGGTCCCGTCCGGAACCTTCTTCGCGCTGCTCGGGCCGTCCGGCTGCGGGAAGACGACCACGCTGCGGATGGTCGCCGGGCTGGAGCGGCCCTCGGCGGGCACCGTGCGCCTGGCCGGGCAGGACGTGACGGACGTGCCGGCGCACCGCCGCCCGGTCAACACCGTGTTCCAGTCCTACGCGCTCTTCCCCCACCTCGACGTGCTCGAGAACGTGGCGTTCGGGCTCCGTCGGCGCCGGGCCCGCGACGTGCGGGCGCGGGCGCTCGAGGCGCTCGAGCTCGTCGAGCTCGCGCACCTCGCCGACCGACGTCCGACGCAGCTGTCCGGCGGGCAGCAGCAGCGGGTGGCCCTCGCCCGGGCCGTGGTCAACCGGCCGGCGCTGCTCCTGCTGGACGAGCCGCTGGGCGCGCTCGACCTGAAGCTGCGGCGGCGGATGCAGCTGGAGCTCAAGCGCATCCAGGCCGAGGTCGGCATCACGTTCGTCCACGTGACGCACGACCAGGAGGAGGCCATGACGATGGCCGACACCGTCGCGGTGATGAACCGGGGCCGCGTCGAGCAGGTCGGGGCGCCGGCAGAGCTCTACGAGCACCCACGGACCGCCTTCGTCGCCAACTTCCTGGGGCAGTCGAACCTGGTGCCGGGCACGGTGGTCGAGGTGCTCGACGGCGGGCGGGTGCTGGGCGTCGACGTCACCGGCGCCCGGCTGCGCGTGCCGGCCGCCCGCAACGTCGCGGCGGGCCCCCGCGTGCTGGTCGGCGTGCGCCCGGAGAAGATCCGGCTGGTCGCGGCGGACGAGCAGGTCGCCGCGGGGCAGGACGTCCTGCGGGGCGGCACCGTCGTCGACGCGTCGTTCACCGGCGTCAGCACCCAGTACCAGGTGGACGTCGGCGGCCTGGCCACGTTCGGTGTCTTCGCCCAGAACGCCGGCGGGGCGACGGTGCACCCGCCCGGCACCCCGGTGGCCCTGACGTGGGACCCGGTCTTCGCCTTCGCCCTCGACGGGGACGAGGAGCCCGCCGCCGGCACGGTCGACCTGGACGACGAGCCGTGA
- a CDS encoding ABC transporter permease: MSAAAALARPRAPAVPGGPPPAPAGGRGARRLLLPGVLYLAVFFVLPVGTLLATSLYAPVPGGELGQYTPALRWQNYPEALGAFWPQLLRSFAFAGAATVAALLVGYPMAYVIAVRARGRRTLQGLLVVLVVAPFFTSFILRTIAWKQILADGGAVVGALRWLHVLPPDGRVSATSAAVVVGLTYSFLPFMVLPLFAALERLDPRLLEAGADLYATPATTFRRVTLPLSMPGVVAGTLLTFIPAVGDYVNSSLLGNSTTTVMIGQVVDGRFFRLLDYPTAAVLSVVLMVAILVLVTAYVRRAGTEDLV; this comes from the coding sequence GTGAGCGCGGCAGCGGCGCTGGCGCGGCCCCGCGCCCCGGCCGTCCCCGGAGGGCCGCCGCCGGCACCGGCGGGCGGCCGCGGCGCACGTCGGCTCCTGCTGCCGGGCGTGCTGTACCTCGCCGTGTTCTTCGTGCTGCCCGTCGGCACCCTGCTCGCGACGTCCCTGTACGCGCCCGTGCCCGGTGGCGAGCTGGGGCAGTACACGCCCGCCCTGCGGTGGCAGAACTACCCCGAGGCGCTCGGTGCGTTCTGGCCCCAGCTGCTCCGCTCGTTCGCGTTCGCGGGTGCCGCGACCGTGGCGGCCCTCCTCGTCGGGTACCCGATGGCCTACGTCATCGCCGTCCGGGCCCGTGGGCGCCGGACCCTGCAGGGACTGCTCGTGGTCCTGGTGGTGGCGCCGTTCTTCACGAGCTTCATCCTGCGGACCATCGCGTGGAAGCAGATCCTCGCGGACGGGGGAGCGGTGGTCGGCGCGCTGCGGTGGTTGCACGTCCTGCCGCCCGACGGCCGCGTGTCCGCCACGTCGGCCGCGGTCGTCGTGGGACTCACGTACTCCTTCCTGCCCTTCATGGTCCTGCCGCTGTTCGCCGCGCTCGAGCGTCTGGACCCCCGGCTGCTGGAGGCAGGGGCCGACCTGTACGCGACACCCGCGACGACGTTCCGCCGGGTGACGCTCCCGCTGTCCATGCCGGGCGTCGTCGCCGGCACGCTGCTGACGTTCATCCCGGCCGTCGGGGACTACGTCAACTCCTCGCTCCTGGGCAACAGCACGACGACCGTCATGATCGGCCAGGTCGTGGACGGCCGGTTCTTCCGGCTGCTCGACTACCCGACCGCGGCGGTGCTGTCGGTCGTCCTCATGGTCGCGATCCTCGTGCTCGTCACGGCGTACGTGCGGCGCGCCGGCACCGAGGACCTCGTGTGA
- a CDS encoding ABC transporter permease → MSRRGIGGAVVPTFAALGFLFLLVPVAYTVLFSFNDGGKTNLVWRGFTLDAWRNPCGAPRVCSALVGSLQVGVVSTVVATTLGTLLAIGLVRARFRGRPAVDLLVFLPMATPEVVLGAALVSQFLSLRLPLGFGTVVLAHVMFCLSFVVVAVKARVSTLDPALEQAAADLYATPWHAFWRVTFPLLLPGIGAAALLAFSLSFDDFIVTNFTSGGFTTFPKFVYVSATRGIPPQANVISSAMFVLALLVVLVVQVVARARRR, encoded by the coding sequence GTGAGCCGGCGGGGGATCGGCGGTGCGGTCGTCCCGACGTTCGCCGCGCTCGGGTTCCTGTTCCTGCTCGTGCCGGTGGCGTACACCGTGCTGTTCTCGTTCAACGACGGCGGCAAGACCAACCTCGTGTGGCGCGGCTTCACGCTCGACGCGTGGCGGAACCCCTGTGGCGCGCCGCGTGTCTGCTCGGCGCTGGTCGGGTCCCTGCAGGTCGGTGTCGTCTCGACGGTCGTCGCGACGACGCTGGGCACGCTCCTGGCCATCGGCCTGGTGCGCGCCCGGTTCCGCGGCCGCCCGGCGGTCGACCTGCTGGTCTTCCTGCCCATGGCCACGCCGGAGGTCGTCCTCGGGGCCGCGCTCGTCTCGCAGTTCCTGTCCCTGCGCCTGCCGCTCGGGTTCGGCACCGTGGTGCTGGCGCACGTGATGTTCTGCCTGAGCTTCGTGGTCGTGGCCGTCAAGGCCCGCGTGTCGACGCTCGACCCGGCGCTCGAGCAGGCGGCGGCGGACCTGTACGCCACCCCCTGGCACGCGTTCTGGCGCGTCACGTTCCCGCTGCTGCTGCCCGGGATCGGGGCGGCTGCCCTGCTGGCCTTCAGCCTCAGCTTCGACGACTTCATCGTCACGAACTTCACGTCGGGCGGGTTCACGACGTTCCCGAAGTTCGTCTACGTGTCGGCGACCCGGGGCATCCCCCCGCAGGCCAACGTCATCAGCTCCGCGATGTTCGTCCTGGCCCTGCTCGTCGTGCTGGTCGTGCAGGTGGTCGCACGGGCGCGTCGGCGCTGA
- a CDS encoding M50 family metallopeptidase, protein METVVGVLVFVVVLLGSIALHEVGHMVPAKRFGVRVSQYMVGFGPTLWSRTRGETEYGIKALPLGGYVRLIGMYPPDEAVGARAPRTWWQRLAADARAASAGEIRPGEDHRAFYRLSTPRKLVVMLGGPVMNLLIAVVLLLVAYVGIGMPVPGTTVESVSECIVAADAPAGTACAADDPPAPAAAAGVRPGDRLVSFDGVEVTSWAQVSALIRDAGDRTVPLVVERDGRQVDLTATPVVAERPVVDDDGFAVTDDAGEVLTREVGFLGLSPASVIQRQSVGEALSVAASGTWQTMQVVVTLPQRVVDLVTTTATGGERDQTSIVGPVGVGRFAGEIAAMDTEPVAVRAAGLLSTLAMLNLALFVFNLLPLPPLDGGHVVTALWEGARRQVARLRGTARPRPSDSARLVPLAYTVFVVLGGVGLLLVYLDIVDPVRIG, encoded by the coding sequence GTGGAGACCGTCGTCGGGGTGCTCGTCTTCGTCGTCGTGCTGCTCGGCTCGATCGCGCTGCACGAGGTGGGGCACATGGTGCCCGCCAAGCGGTTCGGTGTGCGCGTCAGCCAGTACATGGTCGGGTTCGGCCCCACGCTGTGGTCCCGCACGCGCGGTGAGACCGAGTACGGGATCAAGGCCCTGCCGCTCGGTGGGTACGTCCGGCTCATCGGCATGTACCCGCCGGACGAGGCGGTCGGGGCGCGGGCACCGCGCACCTGGTGGCAGCGCCTGGCCGCCGACGCGCGCGCGGCCAGCGCCGGGGAGATCCGCCCGGGCGAGGACCACCGCGCCTTCTACCGGCTGTCGACGCCCAGGAAGCTCGTCGTCATGCTCGGCGGTCCGGTGATGAACCTCCTCATCGCCGTGGTCCTGCTGCTCGTCGCGTACGTCGGCATCGGCATGCCCGTGCCCGGCACCACGGTCGAGAGCGTCTCGGAGTGCATCGTCGCCGCCGACGCCCCGGCCGGCACCGCGTGCGCCGCGGACGACCCGCCGGCGCCCGCGGCGGCAGCCGGCGTGCGGCCCGGGGACCGCCTCGTGTCGTTCGACGGCGTCGAGGTGACCTCGTGGGCCCAGGTCAGCGCCCTCATCCGGGACGCCGGTGACCGGACGGTCCCGCTGGTCGTCGAGCGGGACGGCCGCCAGGTCGACCTGACGGCCACGCCCGTGGTCGCGGAGCGTCCCGTGGTCGACGACGACGGCTTCGCGGTGACCGACGACGCGGGCGAGGTGCTGACCCGTGAGGTCGGGTTCCTCGGGCTCTCACCGGCGTCGGTGATCCAGCGCCAGTCGGTCGGCGAGGCGCTGTCCGTCGCCGCGTCCGGGACGTGGCAGACCATGCAGGTGGTCGTGACGCTCCCGCAGCGCGTGGTGGACCTCGTCACCACCACCGCCACGGGCGGTGAGCGCGACCAGACGTCGATCGTCGGCCCCGTGGGCGTGGGCCGGTTCGCCGGCGAGATCGCGGCGATGGACACGGAGCCGGTCGCGGTGCGGGCCGCGGGCCTGCTGTCGACCCTCGCGATGCTCAACCTCGCGCTGTTCGTGTTCAACCTGCTGCCGCTGCCGCCGCTGGACGGTGGGCACGTGGTCACCGCGCTGTGGGAGGGCGCACGGCGTCAGGTGGCGCGCCTGCGCGGCACGGCCCGACCGCGCCCGTCCGACTCCGCACGCCTCGTGCCGCTGGCGTACACGGTCTTCGTCGTCCTGGGCGGCGTCGGTCTGCTGCTGGTGTACCTCGACATCGTGGACCCCGTCCGGATCGGTTGA
- the ispG gene encoding flavodoxin-dependent (E)-4-hydroxy-3-methylbut-2-enyl-diphosphate synthase — protein sequence MPQAPVPVLAPRRPTRKIRVGKVEVGGDAPVSVQSMTTTPTTDINRTLQQIAELTASGCDIVRVAVPSQDDADALPAIARKSQIPVIADIHFQPKYVFAAIDAGCAAVRVNPGNIRKFDDQVKEIAQAATDAGVSIRIGVNAGSLDPRLLAKYGKATPEALVESAVWEASLFEEHGFRDFKISVKHNDPVVMVRAYELLSERGDWPLHLGVTEAGPAFQGTIKSATAFGALLSKGIGDTIRVSLSAPPVEEVKVGIQILQSLNLRPRKLEIVSCPSCGRAQVDVYTLAEKVTAGLEGMEVPLRVAVMGCVVNGPGEAREADLGVASGNGKGQIFVKGEVIKTVPESMIVETLIEEAMRLAETMDPVEAGTGAPVVSVG from the coding sequence ATGCCGCAGGCCCCCGTACCCGTGCTGGCCCCGCGGCGCCCCACCCGCAAGATCCGCGTCGGCAAGGTCGAGGTCGGCGGCGACGCCCCGGTCTCGGTGCAGTCGATGACGACGACGCCGACGACCGACATCAACCGCACGCTGCAGCAGATCGCGGAGCTGACGGCCTCGGGCTGCGACATCGTGCGGGTCGCCGTGCCCAGCCAGGACGACGCCGACGCGCTGCCCGCGATCGCGCGCAAGTCGCAGATCCCCGTGATCGCCGACATCCACTTCCAGCCGAAGTACGTCTTCGCCGCGATCGACGCCGGCTGCGCGGCCGTGCGCGTCAACCCCGGCAACATCCGCAAGTTCGACGACCAGGTCAAGGAGATCGCGCAGGCGGCCACCGACGCCGGGGTCTCGATCCGGATCGGCGTCAACGCCGGCTCGCTGGACCCGCGGCTGCTCGCCAAGTACGGCAAGGCGACGCCCGAGGCGCTCGTCGAGTCCGCCGTCTGGGAGGCGTCGCTGTTCGAGGAGCACGGGTTCCGTGACTTCAAGATCAGCGTCAAGCACAACGACCCCGTCGTCATGGTCCGCGCGTACGAGCTGCTGTCCGAGCGCGGTGACTGGCCCCTGCACCTCGGCGTCACCGAGGCCGGGCCGGCGTTCCAGGGCACGATCAAGTCCGCCACCGCTTTCGGCGCGCTGCTCAGCAAGGGCATCGGCGACACCATCCGCGTGTCGCTGTCGGCCCCGCCGGTCGAGGAGGTGAAGGTCGGCATCCAGATCCTGCAGTCGCTCAACCTGCGCCCGCGCAAGCTGGAGATCGTCTCGTGCCCGTCGTGCGGCCGCGCGCAGGTCGACGTCTACACGCTGGCCGAGAAGGTCACCGCGGGCCTCGAGGGCATGGAGGTGCCGCTGCGCGTCGCCGTCATGGGCTGCGTCGTCAACGGCCCGGGTGAGGCGCGCGAGGCCGACCTCGGTGTCGCGTCCGGCAACGGCAAGGGGCAGATCTTCGTCAAGGGCGAGGTCATCAAGACGGTGCCCGAGTCGATGATCGTCGAGACGCTCATCGAGGAGGCCATGCGCCTGGCCGAGACGATGGACCCCGTCGAGGCGGGCACGGGCGCCCCCGTCGTCAGCGTCGGCTGA
- a CDS encoding GNAT family N-acetyltransferase has translation MVLPPATTLSGRTGAAVLGDGDVPAALAVCATDPVGSVLAASRLEHAATVGVRRAGGELWGYAEDDVLLAVCWVGANLVPVVGTADAAVHARATAAFAELGATRGRRCSSIVGPAPTVLDLWGRLRGTWPVEREVRAHQPSMVLDTEPVIASDPRVRRSRPDEYDMVLPACIRMFTEEVGYSPASGPGGPYETRVRRLIEEGRSFVLVDRAGGWRRPRVVFKAEVPAVAGGVAQVQGVWVDPERRGERLSESGMAAVVRATRADVAPVVSLYVNGYNTRAVRAYEAVGFREVGAYATVLF, from the coding sequence ATGGTGCTGCCGCCGGCGACGACGCTCTCGGGACGCACCGGCGCGGCCGTCCTCGGCGACGGCGACGTGCCGGCCGCCCTGGCGGTCTGCGCGACGGACCCCGTCGGGTCGGTGCTCGCCGCCAGCCGGCTCGAGCACGCGGCGACCGTGGGTGTGCGGCGCGCCGGCGGCGAGCTGTGGGGCTACGCCGAGGACGACGTCCTGCTGGCGGTCTGCTGGGTCGGCGCCAACCTCGTCCCGGTCGTGGGGACCGCCGACGCGGCGGTCCACGCGCGGGCGACGGCGGCGTTCGCCGAGCTCGGCGCCACCCGCGGGCGCCGCTGCTCGTCGATCGTCGGCCCGGCGCCGACGGTGCTGGACCTGTGGGGCCGGCTGCGCGGGACGTGGCCCGTGGAGCGGGAGGTGCGGGCGCACCAGCCCTCGATGGTGCTCGACACGGAGCCGGTCATCGCGTCGGACCCGCGCGTGCGCCGCTCCCGCCCCGACGAGTACGACATGGTGCTGCCCGCGTGCATCCGCATGTTCACCGAGGAGGTCGGGTACTCCCCGGCCAGCGGGCCCGGCGGTCCGTACGAGACGCGCGTGCGCCGGCTCATCGAGGAGGGGCGGTCTTTCGTCCTGGTCGACCGCGCGGGCGGCTGGCGCCGACCGCGGGTCGTGTTCAAGGCCGAGGTGCCGGCCGTGGCCGGCGGCGTCGCCCAGGTGCAGGGCGTGTGGGTCGACCCCGAGCGCCGCGGCGAGCGGCTCTCCGAGAGCGGGATGGCCGCGGTCGTCCGCGCGACGCGCGCCGACGTCGCTCCCGTCGTCTCCCTGTACGTCAACGGCTACAACACCCGGGCGGTGCGGGCCTACGAGGCCGTCGGCTTCCGCGAGGTGGGCGCGTACGCCACCGTGCTGTTCTGA